The genomic stretch GAGTAATCAAGAAGAAAAGTAACCGATACCTTCCATGAGGGTtgcttttgttattatttaaaataatcacgTTAATCtttctagttttaattattaacttctgcctgattttaaataataataagtaggaGGTAACCATTTACTGGCTGTGCATCTGTATTATTCCCCCCCCATTATATTCTACAGCTAGTTCAATATCTTAAAGGACTAAGAAGAATTAATCAATTGACATCACAGACAAGGCTCAATTTGTTCAACTTAATTCAAGATGAATTTCGAATACACCAGAAGTATCTAATTCTTGGATCATGAtatgattttgtaatatattttgaaaattctaatcTATAACAACTGCTTATTAACAACTGttaaggaaaatattattaaaatgacttTTAACGAGCAGTATGAGGACTCCTTAAATGTTTATGTGTCCTTTTGATAACCTAAACATTTTGaacatacatttttagtattGCCAATTTGATAGTGTCAAGTTAACTGTTTATTCCTTCAATATTATATGAGTTTACCTAGTAGTGCACGAAAAGTATGAAACTTAAGAAAGTATTAGGACTTTGTTAAGAACATATAACATGTGATAAAACTTTCTCTTGGTGCAAACTTGGGTCGATCTCCATTTCATTCTGAAGACGTAGACGACTCATTTTTTATGAATTGCAATTGTTACATAGGGTATTaaatatgagaaaataaaaatacaagagaaAGTTCAgacattatttcacaaaacaaatattttattcaaattaaaaacaatattttttatatggtaGGATTAGTAACATAATCTGTTGCATAGTAGTTATAGTTGTTTGTTAGCAGttagttatctatttatattagtttaaaacaatattcagaTTATTCTTATACTTAATCTTCATCACGATTCTGATTCCTTGTACCATAATGCTCCCTATCGTATCGATCAAGATTATCTCGTCGTCCTCCACTAACGACGCCCCACTGATCCTTCGCCCTCTCATGTTCCCTCTGATTGTCTGTTAAACGGTACTGGATTTCATGGTAAGCAGCGTGAATAGCTCCACGGACTTTACTCTGCCTGGGACTATCGTAACCTCCCCAGTCTAAAGCTGAGTCCAAGGCGTCACTGATGGATCGGAAACCTTTGTTGTTATTGAGAGGTGGAGGTGTTGGAGCTTCAGTAGTTTCAGCGGGGAATGCCGAGACCGTGTAGAGAACGGCAGCCAGGCAACAGAGCAGGACTGTGAGTTTCATCGTGTCTGAAATGTTAAAAGCATGCTTTA from Homalodisca vitripennis isolate AUS2020 chromosome 2, UT_GWSS_2.1, whole genome shotgun sequence encodes the following:
- the LOC124356246 gene encoding uncharacterized protein LOC124356246, which codes for MKLTVLLCCLAAVLYTVSAFPAETTEAPTPPPLNNNKGFRSISDALDSALDWGGYDSPRQSKVRGAIHAAYHEIQYRLTDNQREHERAKDQWGVVSGGRRDNLDRYDREHYGTRNQNRDED